Proteins found in one Triticum aestivum cultivar Chinese Spring chromosome 4D, IWGSC CS RefSeq v2.1, whole genome shotgun sequence genomic segment:
- the LOC123099186 gene encoding uncharacterized protein produces MELAAPCSFSCSSYTHCSIGITPARALRAGAGAWRLRAGAHHGGGDGVEPGRPAGRLAADGPPVVDVPAVVGAADGFGGARDAELAMWEKLGAVVRLSYGIGIYAGMALAGRAICDMADIDSSGGFHPSLTALVEGLGYASPPIMALLFILDDEVVKYSPHARAIRDVEDEELRTFFAGMSPWQFILVVAASSVGEELFYRAAVQGALADIFLRGTELMKDARGIVSLSGMVPPFVPFAQTFAAAITAALTGSLYYIATAPKDPTYVVTPVMRSHAGRQNMKKLFSAWYQRRQMRKIYSPLLEGILAFYLGFEWIQTGNILAPMITHGIYSAVVLGHGLWKIQDHRRRLRQRVQEIRRSSDEL; encoded by the exons ATGGAGCTGGCGGCGCCATGTAGCTTCAGCTGCTCCTCCTACACCCACTGCTCCATCGGCATCACGCCGGCGCGGGCcctccgcgccggcgccggcgcctggAGGCTCCGCGCCGGGGCGCACCATGGCGGCGGGGACGGCGTCGAGCCGGGGCGGCCGGCCGGTCGCCTTGCCGCTGATGGGCCTCCCGTCGTCGACGTGCCGGCCGTCGTCGGCGCCGCGGACGGGTTCGGAGGGGCGCGCGACGCGGAGCTGGCCATGTGGGAGAAGCTGGGCGCCGTGGTGAGGCTCAGCTACGGCATCGGCATCTACGCGGGCATGGCGCTGGCGGGGCGGGCGATCTGCGACATGGCCGACATCGACTCCTCCGGCGGGTTCCACCCCTCGCTGACGGCGCTGGTGGAGGGGCTCGGCTACGCGTCGCCGCCCATCATGGCGCTGCTCTTCATCCTGGACGACGAGGTGGTCAAGTACTCGCCCCACGCCCGCGCCATCCGCGACGTGGAGGACGAGGAGCTCCGCACCTTCTTCGCCGGCATGTCCCCCTGGCAGTTCATCCTCGTCGTCGCCGCCAGCTCCGTCGGCGAGGAGCTCTTCTACCGCGCCGCCGTGCAG GGAGCATTGGCCGATATATTCCTGAGAGGCACGGAGCTGATGAAAGATGCCCGAGGGATTGTGTCCTTG AGTGGAATGGTGCCTCCATTTGTGCCGTTCGCGCAAACCTTTGccgccgccatcaccgccgcgCTCACGGGGTCCCTCTACTACATCGCTACCGCCCCCAAAG ACCCTACCTATGTGGTGACACCGGTCATGCGCTCGCACGCCGGGCGACAGAATATGAAGAAACTGTTTTCAG CTTGGTACCAACGGCGGCAGATGAGGAAGATATACTCACCTCTCCTGGAAGGCATCCTGGCTTTCTACCTCGGCTTCGAATGGATCCAG ACGGGCAACATTCTGGCGCCGATGATCACCCACGGCATATACTCCGCGGTGGTCCTTGGCCACGGGCTATGGAAAATCCAAGACCACAGGAGAAGGTTGCG